The nucleotide sequence TACTTCTTTGAAATGCACTCTGAAAAAGGATATAAGTCCAAGTGAAAAGTAAAATATAAAGTGAGCTAGGACGTGATCTATAGGGGTGGATAATTTTGGTGTTTAAACTCTGGCATGAAGAGCACTTTATGTTGCTTGGACTAGGTGTCATGTTTTAGATGGTTCACTCACTATGAATGCACAATATTTGCGTTGTCATAGAACTAAATATTTCATTATCCGTGATGAAAAGGCATCGGAATAAGGATTGTCTTAGTGTATTTGAGCGATTACTACCTCCAAGTAAAATATCAATGACTTTATTAGACCACGGTTTTGCGGATCACGCAAAAGTGATTATCGCTGAAGGGACTTAAAGCTGAGCTTATGGACTTGATTTAAAGGCTTTTTAACTTTTCAGATGAGTGGGGATGCTGTTCCCCTATAGTAGTCCATAAAAACAAATGATCGAAAACTAGAGAGTTTTTTGATTATCCTTACTTTACGATCTTTTTTGGTATATAAGTTAAATTTATTGCCTGTATGAAAATGCTTTATTCAAGCGTTGATTGCTGGGCTTCGCGGCTAATTGCCAGTCGAGTTAGAATGGGGCCAGTGAGTTCAAAAATCACAGTGGAAGCGAGGATGACGGGAAGCACGGTGGTTCCCTGCTGGGGGAATCTATTAACGGCAATCAAAACCATGCCCATGGCGACGCCCGCCTGAGGGGTGAGCGCCAATCCAATCCAGCGACGAGTGGGAGCGTTACTGCCAGCCAATTTTGCACCAAGCCATCCGCTCATTAACTTAGCAAGGAATCGAAATAAGACATAGAAAATAAGCAGTGGGCCGACTTCTGCGAGCGAGTCAATTTGCAAGGTGGCCCCAGCTAGAACAAAGAACAGCACCAAAACAGGCCCTTCGACACCTTTAATCTCATGAAAAGGTCGAGTGTGATGTTTAGCAAGATTAGTGACGACAATGCCTAGCGTCATGGATGCAATTAAAAATGAGACCTCAAGCCAAAGAGCGAGGCCACTACAGATAAAGACAATTCCGAGTGCTTCGGCCAAGGAGGGTTCGCCCGCAGTGATTCGACCCGTTAAGTAGGATGCGGGCACGCCTAGCAAAACCCCCAGTAAGATGGCTCCGCCAATTTCAAATCCAGCTATGCCCAAAGTATTTAAGACGCTGTGATTGCCATCAGTGATTAATGCGAAAGCGACACAGATACTGAAAATGATCAATCCCCAGACATCATCTAAAGCAACAATGTCAAGTAATTTTGTAGCGAAGGGGCTCTCTGTTTTAAAATTTGAAACGACGTCAGCCACTGCTGCAGGGGCCGTTGCGGTGGCGATGCCAGCAAGTAAAAGTGCGATGATAATAGGTTGGCCTATGGCCAGCAATCCGATGGCGACGATAAGGCAAGTTCCGATGGCTCCGATCAGGCTGATCCAAAAAATTTCTTTGCCAAATTCACGTAAGGCCTCGAGGGTTAAGCGACCTCCGAGCATGAAGCCAACCATGGCCAGCGCGATACTTGTAATAAGATCAAATTCCGACATGAGTGCAGGTGGCAAGAGATTAAAAAGGGATGGTCCGATGAGGACTCCAAGACAAATCAATAAGGTGACACGTGGCAAGAAGCTGCGTCGGCCAATGGCATCAAGCAATAAGCCAGCCAGCATCAAACCACCGACAGCTAAAAGAAATTGAATGGTATTAATCATGATTTTTGGTTGGGCCTATCTTCGCTATTTTTCAGCTCCAAAGTTTCTATTAATTCACGTAAGTCTTTAATTTTAGAGATTTCACGGTGATTGATGAGCAATTCTAACTTTTGCTCATTTTTTAAAATAACGGGATAATCAAAGTCGAGATTATATTTAGCCTTAAACTCATCTTTATGAAGAAACTCAATGTTAAAATTTGAATTATTTTTCAATTCTTTTAAGAGCTGATTCTCCGTAAATGCGTCATGAGTTAATGAGCATAAAGAACAGTCATAAGTTTCAGGTCTAAAAAGCTTATGAGCAATATCAAACAGCGCATTTATTTTTCCGCTATTGG is from Lentisphaera profundi and encodes:
- a CDS encoding cation:proton antiporter, with translation MINTIQFLLAVGGLMLAGLLLDAIGRRSFLPRVTLLICLGVLIGPSLFNLLPPALMSEFDLITSIALAMVGFMLGGRLTLEALREFGKEIFWISLIGAIGTCLIVAIGLLAIGQPIIIALLLAGIATATAPAAVADVVSNFKTESPFATKLLDIVALDDVWGLIIFSICVAFALITDGNHSVLNTLGIAGFEIGGAILLGVLLGVPASYLTGRITAGEPSLAEALGIVFICSGLALWLEVSFLIASMTLGIVVTNLAKHHTRPFHEIKGVEGPVLVLFFVLAGATLQIDSLAEVGPLLIFYVLFRFLAKLMSGWLGAKLAGSNAPTRRWIGLALTPQAGVAMGMVLIAVNRFPQQGTTVLPVILASTVIFELTGPILTRLAISREAQQSTLE